One stretch of Monomorium pharaonis isolate MP-MQ-018 chromosome 10, ASM1337386v2, whole genome shotgun sequence DNA includes these proteins:
- the LOC105832343 gene encoding cytochrome P450 4V2 has product MTFLSVIFITLILCGAVSYIWTYYRRKSTTKETNISDSSKMLSNYLKKYQGTSDDLLFALNYIGSLYPSPFALPKFIGMNPFVVIYKPEQVKIILQSQHCLGKSEMYKFGIFGIGLLTASESVWNQSRKIMTPSFNPNVLQGFFNIFIKQSLILKNELEKVGANGNEIIFLKYMKMCALEIAFSTIISDNMESNKKDEYFKMITRLKEILKNKIYLLLTRKNITSYIYYFNTLYNFTASGQEQRQILKSIKSLINEIIQQQQQPELNKIYTTKTENHTNHKTFLDILKKFKNKDFTDEIIYDNLITLLTLTSDTISATVDFVVFMLANFPKIQEKVYKELTEIYGTETLISAPVKYDDLQHMHYLDQVIKETMRLFPTIPIIGRQLTKDVYIGDSTLQKNTNVIISLMLMNRKEQYWPNALKFDPDRFHPERMKDCSSYYYIPFSDGPRNCISTEYAMISMKVILATLIRTFVFKVDNNMQMNVMRLTMNDLTLSTVKPLKIKIKKRDI; this is encoded by the exons atgacatttttaagtgttatatTCATTACTTTGATACTATGTGGTGCAGTAAGTTACATTTGGACATATTATCGTCGGAAGTCCACTACTAAAGAAACAAACATTTCGGATAGCTCAAAAATGTTGTCAaactatcttaaaaaataccaAGGAACTTCTGAcg atttattatttgctttaaaCTATATTGGAAGTTTATATCCATCCCCATTCGCACTACCTAAGTTTATAGGTATGAACCCATTTGTTGTAATATACAAACCAGAACAAGTAAAG ATAATCTTACAAAGTCAACATTGCTTAGGAAAAagtgaaatgtataaatttggcATATTTGGCATAGGATTACTAACAGCTTCTG AATCTGTATGGAATCAAAGTCGAAAAATAATGACTCCAAGCTTTAATCCAAATGTATTACAAggatttttcaatatatttatcaaacaaTCTTTAATATTGAAGAACGAATTAGAAAAAGTTGGAGCAAATggaaatgaaattatatttcttaaatatatgaaaatgtgTGCTTTGGAAATTGCATTTA GTACCATAATAAGCGATAATAtggaatcaaataaaaaagatgaatACTTCAAAATGATTACAAg attaaaagaaattttgaaaaataaaatatatttgttattgacacgaaaaaatataacaagttacatatattattttaatactttatataattttacggCCTCTGGACAAGAACAACGAcagattttaaaatcaataaagtcTCTTATTAATGAG ataatacagcagcagcaacaacctgaattaaataaaatttatacgacCAAGACAGAAAACCATACAAATC ataaaacatTCCTCGacattctgaaaaaatttaaaaataaggaCTTTAcagatgaaataatttatgataatctGATTACGCTTCTTACACTG acTAGTGATACAATTAGTGCTACTGTAGACTTTGTCGTCTTTATGTTAGCAAATTTCCCCAAAATACAA gaaaaagtatACAAAGAATTGACAGAAATTTATGGTACAGAAACACTGATATCTGCGCCAGTAAAATATGATGATTTACAACATATGCATTATTTGGATCAAGTTATCAAGGAAACGATGAGACTTTTTCCTACTATTCCTATAATTGGGCGACAATTAACAAAAGATGTATATATAg GAGATtctactttacaaaaaaatactaatgtTATCATATCACTTATGCTGATGAATCGAAAGGAACAGTATTGGCCCAACGCATTAAAATTTGACCCAGATAGATTTCACCCGGAAAGGATGAAGGATTGTTCTTCGTATTATTACATTCCTTTTAGTGATGGACCAAGAAATTGCAtaa gTACAGAATACGCAATGATTTCCATGAAAGTTATTCTAGCTACTTTAATACGAACATTTGTATTCAAAGTAGATAACAACATGCAAATGAATGTCATGCGATTAACGATGAACGACTTAACGTTATCAACTGTTAAAcctttaaagattaaaataaaaaaacgggatatttaa